The following DNA comes from Quercus robur chromosome 1, dhQueRobu3.1, whole genome shotgun sequence.
AGATCTTAAAGTAAAACCTAGAGGTTTTACTATCTTGAAAACTATAGGTGTAGTTGATGTCATGCTCGATAAGCTTCAATCTGAGCCTTTTATTAAGAGTGTCTACACTACTAACGATCCTAAATACGTTAGGGGTACATTGGTCGGGACAGACCTTAAAGTGGCGTAGGAAGTTAGTGAGTGGGTCACTCATGGGGATCCTAACTCCCCCTTCTATAATGGAAACGAGTGGAATTACCACTCTACCTTCCCTTTTTGAGAGTATTTCCTCAGATTCTGGGCAATACCTCCTAAACTCAGCTAATCTCTCAGGGTTATCAACCATAGATTAAAATTTTACCATTAAAAGCAAAACTCTATGAAAGAATGAACTGAGAAGAAAAGTGCAAAGATGAAGCTAATCTAAAGGAAGAGAAGTAGACGAACTTACAATAGGAAGGAAAAGCAGAAAAAAGGGTCGCTGAAGGTCAATTGAAGATCATCGGAGAAGGAAACGGTGGAGAGAAgagaaattttttagttttggcaAAATATAAATGAAGAAGGAGCCTAAACAGAGGTCTGGGGTCTCCCTTATATAGAGAAAATGAGGGAAAGGAAGGGACAGATGAGACCCTTCCTTTCCCGCCCATTTTCTGTTTTCCAAAGGGCCCATCTAACCATCCATTTAGCAACATGCACTAATGATCATGGGGTGAGAAGCTCGAGCGTGTCCGCAACATTTATTACCTGATGCTGTCACTATTCATAAATGCCAGTTAATGATTGCCACGTTTTTCTCGAACCATGATCCCCACATCAATAATGATGACTTGGAGATTGTGGGGAGCTATTGTGGGGAGTGGAAGAGTCCCCACCCAAGCCTTAAGCCCAAAAAGTAATTGGGCCATAGGAAACAAATTGGGCCTGGCTTGTATATTGGGGGGGAAGGCTCAGAGGGTAATAAAACTATGAAAGAATGGAAGCTGGATCATCCCAAGTATTATGGAAGAGAAGAGCGACACAGGAAATCAGTTCCCGTGGAAAAGGTAAGAATTTAACTTACCCTAAGCATGGTGCACGGATAATCCACGTGTGGCTTCCAAAAGACACCTGGAACCACAGGAAACTTCCAGAATGCACAAGAAGATTGAAGATTTTTACCTCCGCATCAATGAGGGGGTTCTCGCCTAACctctgccgcattaaatgcatatAAGACAGCTTGAACAGTTCAACACCCCCCAAAAAGTCAGAGTTCTAGGATAAGGCAAGGGAGGGAACcaataaagtaaagaaaaatatttttgattgtGTAGCTGGTAATAGGACAACTGTAGATATAAGAGCAAGAGATGTGCCTATAAAAAGGGGAAGAGAGGCAAGAAAAATAGAGGTTAacaaggaggaaaaaaaaagagagaagacaaaaaaatgtGCTGTTTAAGAAAGTTTGAGTGTGTAATATCATGAGAACAGTAGAATTCCCTGTTGTAATACTGTAGCTTGGTCTGAAAAATATGTTATTAAGGAAATCAATTGTTTGCGTTTCCCATTGTGGAGTGTTTTTTCCCTATTGCTTACTTATAAATAGATTATGACAGACATTACACTTCCAATCTGTGGGTCTCACTACGGGCCAGTTTTTGTCCTCAACAATGTTATCAATGAATTATttgaattgcaagtttttgtagtttaaaattatgtataaaatatagtattatagatcatatagtaaataattttcaattgacacaaaatttgatatgtgtattaagagcgtaaagaacatgcaattcaacagttagatttttaaaatatgtaataatatttattttttgaataaggttgtaaccttaagctacaaccaattttgtagctaaattttgtcctatttGAAATGAAGAGAATCTTGTTTGAGTTCTATAATAAGAATATGTAGTGATAATATGTTTGAGTCCTATTTGAAATGAACGAGATGGACGTTATTTAAaatgaactataaaatataCAATATGTAGCGACAAGCAGATCTATAATAAATTGAGTTCTAGGATGAGACTCTAAATTGgttaaatgtgaaaaaaaattaacaattaataTGGAACCAAATCTTAAAACTCAAGCAAAGTGTCACGTAAGGACAAATGAACTTTTTGTCTAAGGCTTTTTTGATTTGCTCGATGGTTCGGTCAAGAGAAATCATTTGAGGCTAGaggatttttattattatttaaaaggcgaaaaacacattttggtccctacattttcagccgatttccgttttagtccctaagttttttttttaccgcttttagtccctctcctgaaaaacgcttccattttagtccttaccgttacatcagaaacggatattgcaGACGTGACAAACggcaaagttaaataataatacactaatgtccacgtggcctaaattaataataaaaaatattttttaatgccacatcagtatctaaattaaaaaaattaatttattaattttaactaaataaaaaaattaaaaacagaattaaaaacgaaaaatcttatgaattgagatctaagtgtgccttgaacaagaacaacaagaacacaaacccagatccaagaacacaaacccagaaattatttaaaaaaaaaaaaaaaaactaattaaagcCAGAAATTCCAATCTCAAagccaacccacaaccaccaaaataaaacccacaacaacccaagccaagaaaatcaacccacagccacaaacCCACTAATCACTATTTGGCTCAACTTTCTCTTTGAGAACCCTCGGTCGTGCGGCTGTGGCAATGGCGATGCGGAAGAAGTGGTTTCGGGGAAGGGGAAATATGAAAGAGACATAAAGTTTGGAaatttagaaagagaaagagaacggAAAAGACCTTCAGAGATAGCGGTTTGGATTTCGGCACACTTGAGAACGACGCTGTGGTCGATGAGTCCTTCCTCTTCTTCGATGAGGTGGTCGGCGAAGCCATTCTTTCCGGCGCCGTTGTTGGCAGAAGCATGCTCCGACGAGGGAGTGACCTTGACTTTCGAGACGATCAGCCACTGGATGAGCGAGAAAGCGATTCCAACGACCGCGCAGGCTGGAATCAGAATCTCGGTGCCGAGATCTGGTAGGAGCGTCACACCCATATCCGAAActcaaaacaaccaaacaaaagagaatgagataagagagagagagagagagttttcaCAGTGGTTTTGTGTGTATTCGGTGATGAATGAGAATGTAGAGAGTAGGGAAATAGTGATTAGTGGgtttgtggctgtgggttgattttcttggcctgggttgttgtgggttttattttggtggttgtgggttggctTTGAGATTGGAATTTCTGgctttgattagtttttttttttttttttttttttttttaaataatttctgggtttgtgttcttggatctgggtttgtgttcttattgttcttgttcaaggcacacttagatctcaattcataagatttttagtttttaattctgtttttaattttttttatttagttaaaattaataaattaatttttttaatttagatgctgatgtggcattaaaaaatattttttattattaatttaggccacgtggacattagtttattattatttaactttgtcGTTTCCCACGTCtgcaatatccgtttctgatgtaacgacAGGAATTAAAatggaagcgtttttcaggagagggactaaaagcggtaaaaaaataacttagggactaaaatggaaatcggctgaaaatgtagggaccaaaatgtattttttgcCTATTTAAAATTGAGTAATAAAACATAAACAACTCAGAATAATGACTCTCACGTGGTAGACATGGCTCTCTCCAATCCTGAGGTGGCTGTCTCATCTAGGGAAACCGTGGTTCACGTACCAGAATTGATTCAGGGATCAAATGAAACAAATCTTGGTAGCACTAGCCCATATCAACAGAAAACATGGAAACCCTTGGTAAAGCATGATCAGGCTAATACAGGAAGCATAGTAgaagtgagtttttttttttaggaaaagagCATATGAGAATTGTGAAGCTTCGGAGGTTTTACCTAACAAGAAACATGGGGTTTACCTGGCAGAAAGCAACGAATCTATTATTTTGGCAGTGGCTGAGAATCAGCCACGCCACCACCAATGAATCTTTTAGTGTGGAACTGTCGTGGACTTGGAAACCCATGAACAAAGAGAGAGCTTAGAAATTATATCTAGGCAAAAGATCCCTCCGTCATGTTCCTAGTTGAGACATGAGCAGATGAAGCAAGGCTTGATCGCATGctatgtaattttaattttgataataagTGGGTTGTCTCAAGTGATAACAGGGGTGGTGGCTTGGCACTCCTCTAGAAAGACTCAGTGTCTATTAGTGTAGAGGACTCTTCCAAATACTGCATTGATGCTTTGATCGATAAAGGCTTGGACTAGGTTTGGCACTTTACAGGCTTTTATGGTGAACCTATAACTTCTAAGCACTTTGAAGCGTGGAATAAACTTAAGAGTTTGAACACCCTCCCTCATATCTCTTGGTTGTGTGCAGGGGACTTCAATGAGATTATGAGACAAGATGAAAAGTTAGGTGGTGCTCTTCGGAATCACAATCAAATGCAGTTGTTCAAAGAGGTAATTGATGAGTGCAACTTcatggatttgggttttgtgggttCAAATTTTATATGGAGTAAACATTTCGAGGACGGGAACTTTATATGGGAGAGGTTAGACCAGGGTTTAGCTACAAACTACTAGTTTCATCGTTTTCCTGGAACTCGGGTCTACCACCTATTGTGTCTATCATCGAATCATTGCCCACTCCTCATCAGCCCCACGAGTTTGGACCTTTCCCCTcaaaaaaaggtttttcatTTTGAGGAGATGTGGCTCTTTGATAGTAGATGTGGAAAGATTGTTGAAGCGGTATGGAATTCTTGTGCTACATGGGATACAAGGGGCTCGGTCATCAGTAGGGTGGATAGGTGTGGTAAAGACTTGGCATGGTGgaataaaaatgtgtttggaaATGTCAAATGTGAGttggaaaataagaaaaaagcaTTGCTTGAGGCTGAGAGAGAAGCTTTGCACAGTGGCCTTAATTTTTGAGTCCATGAGTTACAATTGGAGATTAATATTTTGCTTGACAGGGAGGCTAGGATGTGGAACCAGTGAGCTCGTATTTTATGGCTTAGCAATGGAGATAATGACACCATATATTTCCATAGCAAGGCCACACATAGATTTAGAAAAAATTCAACTGTAGGACTCTTTAATGCCTTCAACAGATGGGTAGACCAACCCGAAACCATAGCCACTATTTTGGAAGATTTCTACAAGCAAGTTTTCTCCACATCTCACCCGAGTTCTATGGCTTTAGTTTTGGAAAATGTTCTAGTCATGATTTCACCAAAAGTGAATGAGCAATTGATAAGTGACTTTTTAGAAGATGAAGTAGTTATTGCACTCAAACAAATGGCACCTATGAAAGCGCCTAGTCCGGATGGGATGCCGCCACTGTTCTACTAGCATTTTTGGCCTCTGATTGAAGGTAACATTACCTAATCTGTCCTATCTTGGTTAAATTATGGTACGTTACCTCAATCGGTTAACCACACTTTTATCACCCTTATACCCAAGAAAAAAAGTCCTGAGCATGTGTTTGATTTTCGCCCTATTAGTTTATGTAATGTACTTTATAAACTTTTCTCAAAAGTGTTGGCAGATCGATTGAAAAAATTTCTACCATCTGTTATTAACAAGCATCAATCTGCCTTTGCCAAGGATTGGCTTATCACAGATAATATCTTAGTTGCATTTGAAACATTACATTGCATGAACAAATATTCTAGTGGGTCATCAGGATACATGGCACTCAAGCTTGATATGAGTAACgcctatgatagggtggaaATGGATTTTTCTCGAACAACTAATAAGGAAGATGGGTTTCTGTGAAAGGTGGATTAATCTTATCATGGTATGTGTTCAAACAGTGACTTATTCCATCCTTGTGAATGAAGAGCCTAAGGATTTGATTCCACCTTCTCGAGGCCTTAGACAAGGCGACCCTCTCTCGCCTTTCCTATTCTTACTATGTACCGAGGGCCTACATGGGCTCATAAAACAAGCAGCGGCAAAGGGAGATATTACTGGTTTTGCACTAGATAAACGAGGGCCAAAACTAACCCACTTGTTTTTTGTAGATGATagccttcttttttttagggCTATTCCTATAGAATGTGGGAAAGTAATGGACCTCCTATCTGCCTATGAAGGGGCTTCGGGATAGAAAGTAAACAGGGAGAAAACTGCTATCTTTTTTAGCAATGCGGTCAATGAAGCTTCTAGATAGCTTATAAAAAGGATTCTTGGTGTTCGGGAGATCCAgcattatgaaaaatatatgggGCTTCCTTCACTAGTAGGGAAGGGATAAAAAGCTAGCTTTGCCTACATAAAGGAGAGGGTGTGGAGAAAACTACAAGGACGGGAAGGAAAGCTACTATCACAAGTAGGACGTGAAGTATTAATTAAGTCGGTCTACAAGCTATCCCTACCTATGCTATGGGTTGTTTCAAGCTCCCATTGGGCTTGTGCCATGAAATTGAGGTTCTTATACGCAAGTTTTGGTGGGGATAACGAGGTGACAAAAGGAAGATCCATTGGTTCAAATGGGATGAGATGACAAAGTCCAAGTTGGTTGAAGGTATAGGGTTTCGAGATTTAGCACTTTACAATGATTCCTTATTGGCAAAGCAAGCATGGTGCTTTGGAAATGGAGGCATCAGATTCTAGAGTGGGCTTTTATGCTTGGAAAAGCATATCACGGTAGAGATGTAATTGCTCGGGGCTCATGTTAGCGCATTGGAAATGGAAGGACGGTGAAGATATGATAGCAACACTGGCTGCCCACAAAACATCTGACCCTAGTCTTCTCTCCAATTCTTGATTCACTAGAGGAGGCAACCATAGACCTCCTTATTAACCCTCTAACCGACAGTGGAACACAGAATTAATAGATGGCATTTTTATCCCAAGTGAAGTTGACTTGATCAAGAATATCCCCTTATCTAGAACAGAGTCTGAAGATATGATCTACTGGCCATTAACACAGAATGGAAAATATACGTGCAAGAATGAATATGACGAGGCAAGCCAAGACATGTACAGTCCTCAAGACTTAAGCTTTTGGAAAGGTGTTTGGTCTCTTCAAGTTCCAAATAAAGTTAAGAATCTTATGTGGAGAGCGTGTAAGAATTCAATTCCCACTAAATTGAATCTTTTGAGGTGAGCTATCATCGTTGATCCCCTGTGTGATAGGTGCAAGAGTGAGGCAGAATCACCATTGCATGCACTATGGCTTTGTAATGAGTTGGACCCGGTTTAGACATCTTATGCAGAATGGAAATTTTGAAGCACCAGGCAGTTTGCAGACTATAAAGAACTATTATCATGGATTTTGACCAACCACTCAAACCTGAAACTCTTTGCTATGATAGCTTGGTCCATCTAGAACCAAAGAAATCAAGTAAGGATGCATACCCCTTGCTGCAACGTGTATCGCATTGCCCAGGTATCTAAAGAATGCTTGGAAGAGTTCACAGCGATAATCCCCCCCATATCGCCTCCCTATTCGAAGCCCAGGATTATGTGGAAACCTCCTCCAACTAATATGCTGAAAATCAACTTCAATGGTGCAGTTTTTCAAAAGGAAAACAGAAGCGGTGTCGAGGTTGTCATCCGAAATTCTAAAGCCTTGGTTATTGCCTCTCTATCCCAGCAGCTTCCCCGAGCTTACCAACCTCTTGAGGTGGAGGCTCTAGCAGTGGTCCGAGCCCTGGAATTTGGAGCAAAAATTGGATTAAAAGAAATGGTTATGGAGGGTGACTTGGAGATTATTGTTAATGAACTGAAGACAGATGGTTCCGCCATGGGGTCAGTAGCATTAATCTTGCAGGAtgcaactttattctctagtttTTTCACTAAATTACTATACTCTTATGTTAGGAGGGAAGGTAATAAACTTGTCTATAGTTTGGCCAGGCATTCCTTAAATGTCATAGATTATGCAGTGTGGATGGAGAATGTTCCACCACCTTCTTTTTATGTTATGCAAGCTGATCTAGCCAACCgttaattaataaaacttattcAATTCttcattctccaaaaaaaaataataataataataaataaataaaatcataaaatctctgtaaataatatatatttttatgataattc
Coding sequences within:
- the LOC126711562 gene encoding uncharacterized protein LOC126711562; the protein is MWKPPPTNMLKINFNGAVFQKENRSGVEVVIRNSKALVIASLSQQLPRAYQPLEVEALAVVRALEFGAKIGLKEMVMEGDLEIIVNELKTDGSAMGSVALILQDATLFSSFFTKLLYSYVRREGNKLVYSLARHSLNVIDYAVWMENVPPPSFYVMQADLANR